In Cellvibrio polysaccharolyticus, a genomic segment contains:
- the sixA gene encoding phosphohistidine phosphatase SixA: MQIFILRHGQAEPYRADDETRKLVDKGIEDVKRVVQQASAALSQVERVLSSPYIRARETTNVALPFLPVSAFDLHDWLEPSASPGFAIAQLETLSASSVLLVSHQPLVSKLIEALCGLLPGSVVMDTASLACIEADPVARDFGKLRWIKHAYPC; encoded by the coding sequence GTGCAAATTTTTATTCTTCGTCATGGCCAGGCAGAGCCTTACCGGGCCGATGATGAGACGCGAAAGCTGGTAGATAAGGGCATCGAAGACGTCAAGCGTGTTGTGCAGCAGGCGTCGGCAGCATTAAGCCAGGTAGAGCGGGTGTTGTCGTCACCTTATATTCGCGCTCGCGAAACGACCAATGTCGCTTTGCCTTTTTTGCCGGTTTCCGCGTTTGATCTGCACGATTGGCTGGAACCATCCGCCAGCCCCGGTTTTGCCATCGCACAGCTTGAAACGCTGTCCGCCTCGTCAGTGTTGCTGGTGAGTCATCAGCCGCTGGTGAGCAAGCTGATTGAAGCCCTGTGTGGTTTGCTGCCAGGTTCGGTGGTCATGGATACCGCTTCGCTGGCGTGTATTGAGGCTGATCCGGTCGCCAGAGATTTTGGCAAACTGCGCTGGATAAAACATGCATACCCCTGCTGA
- a CDS encoding DUF4389 domain-containing protein — MNNEELKSNLLSSKHWLRLLFMVLFALLFQVATLVMWVLVVLQFLFSLITGRDNKNLRTFGASLSTYIHQTLKFLTYVSDEKPFPFADWPSENEVVTEADVTVVVATPVATPVVETPVDSNKPSATGGPEIDLGTLPDKRW; from the coding sequence ATGAATAATGAAGAGCTCAAATCCAATCTGTTGTCCAGCAAACACTGGTTGCGTTTGCTATTTATGGTGTTGTTCGCGCTGTTGTTTCAGGTGGCAACGCTGGTGATGTGGGTGCTGGTTGTTTTGCAGTTCCTCTTCTCGCTGATTACCGGTCGAGACAATAAGAATTTGCGGACTTTTGGCGCATCGCTGTCTACCTATATCCACCAGACTTTGAAATTCCTGACGTACGTCAGCGATGAAAAACCTTTCCCGTTTGCTGATTGGCCTTCCGAAAATGAAGTAGTGACCGAAGCGGACGTTACTGTGGTGGTTGCTACACCGGTTGCAACGCCCGTGGTTGAAACCCCGGTCGATAGCAACAAGCCTTCTGCTACCGGTGGTCCGGAAATTGATCTGGGAACCCTGCCAGACAAACGCTGGTAA
- a CDS encoding NAD(P)H-dependent glycerol-3-phosphate dehydrogenase, whose amino-acid sequence MTKELKVAVLGGGSFGTAIANIIAANGHHTHLWMRDASAAAEIEAARENSRYLPGYRLNDGLHITADLVKAVSDSDLVFVSIPSHSFRQVTRDIKPLLKTDAIVVSTAKGIEPEGFTLMSQILEQELPDHRIGVLSGPNFAKEIVQQQQTGSVVASDDESVAVCVQNTLRSETFRVYANSDRYGVELGGALKNIYAIVCGMAAALGAGQNTQAMLITRSLAEMGRFASHLGANPMTFLGLAGVGDLILTCTSNLSRNYRLGYALGQGKPLEETVASLGQVAEGVNTLKQVKHKADEAGIYMPLVSGLHAILFENKKIADVARGLMLGENNFDVDYLGKK is encoded by the coding sequence ATGACGAAAGAATTGAAAGTGGCGGTACTCGGCGGCGGCAGTTTTGGCACCGCTATCGCCAATATTATTGCAGCCAACGGCCACCACACCCATTTGTGGATGCGAGATGCCTCGGCGGCGGCGGAAATCGAAGCCGCCCGTGAGAACAGCCGTTACCTGCCGGGTTACCGTTTGAATGACGGTTTGCACATCACTGCCGATCTGGTGAAAGCCGTGTCAGATAGCGACCTGGTATTTGTGTCTATCCCCAGCCATTCCTTTCGTCAGGTCACCCGCGACATTAAACCGCTGCTCAAAACAGATGCCATTGTGGTCAGTACCGCAAAAGGGATTGAGCCGGAAGGTTTCACCTTGATGAGCCAGATTCTTGAGCAGGAGTTGCCTGATCACCGCATTGGCGTATTAAGTGGCCCCAATTTCGCCAAGGAAATTGTTCAGCAACAGCAAACCGGTTCGGTAGTCGCCAGCGACGATGAGTCGGTAGCGGTGTGCGTGCAAAATACGCTGCGCTCGGAAACCTTCCGGGTATACGCCAACAGTGACCGCTACGGGGTGGAACTCGGTGGTGCTTTAAAGAATATTTACGCCATCGTGTGTGGCATGGCCGCTGCGCTGGGCGCAGGACAAAATACCCAGGCTATGCTCATTACGCGCAGTCTTGCGGAGATGGGGCGTTTCGCCAGCCATCTCGGCGCCAACCCCATGACCTTTCTCGGTCTGGCCGGCGTGGGTGATTTGATTTTGACCTGTACCTCCAACCTCAGTCGCAATTACCGTCTCGGCTATGCGCTGGGGCAGGGCAAGCCATTGGAAGAAACCGTTGCTTCGTTAGGGCAGGTGGCAGAAGGCGTAAATACGCTGAAACAGGTCAAACACAAAGCGGATGAAGCCGGCATTTACATGCCGTTGGTGTCCGGTTTGCATGCGATTCTTTTTGAAAATAAAAAGATTGCTGATGTCGCACGCGGTTTGATGTTAGGTGAAAATAACTTTGACGTTGATTATTTGGGGAAAAAATGA
- a CDS encoding flavin reductase family protein, whose product MNNPQLPHLMKSGMRRLASGVCVLSTRTEDDEPFAMTVSSVTSVSDNPASLLVCINKQVSQQEHLSALGNTFAINILSQAQQDVSNRCAGRHDEKDRFTVGQWAYTESGIPYLEDALAVFFCRVDLASVYGTHHIVVGLIHDVKVGDGAVDPLVYVDGRYAQLT is encoded by the coding sequence ATGAATAACCCCCAATTGCCCCACCTTATGAAATCCGGGATGCGCCGACTGGCTTCCGGCGTTTGCGTACTTTCTACCCGAACCGAGGACGATGAGCCTTTTGCCATGACGGTTTCATCGGTGACCTCGGTATCCGATAATCCCGCTTCTTTATTGGTGTGCATTAATAAGCAGGTTTCGCAGCAGGAACACCTTTCTGCCCTGGGTAACACCTTTGCTATTAACATCCTCTCCCAGGCGCAGCAGGATGTATCCAACCGCTGCGCTGGCAGACACGATGAGAAAGATCGCTTTACGGTAGGCCAATGGGCTTACACCGAGAGTGGTATTCCTTATCTGGAAGACGCGCTGGCAGTATTTTTTTGCCGGGTTGACCTGGCCAGTGTCTACGGGACACACCACATCGTGGTAGGGTTGATTCATGATGTGAAGGTCGGTGATGGCGCTGTAGACCCGCTGGTGTACGTTGATGGGCGGTATGCACAACTTACCTGA
- the folD gene encoding bifunctional methylenetetrahydrofolate dehydrogenase/methenyltetrahydrofolate cyclohydrolase FolD, translating into MSALILDGKALAEKTEQELSARVTSLKTGSKGQTPILATILVGDDPASATYVKMKGNACQRIGMESQKVELPGTTTTEELLAKIVELNNNPNVHGILLQHPVPEQIDERLCFDAIAAEKDVDGVTCLGFGRMSMGEEAYGCATPKGIMRLLEAYNIEIAGKHAVVVGRSPILGKPMALMLLNANATVTICHSRTRNLPDLIKQADIIVGAVGKPEFIKAEWIKDGAVVVDAGYHPGGVGDIELKPLVDRVAAYTPVPGGVGPMTINTLIYQTVDSGEKKIAG; encoded by the coding sequence ATGTCGGCACTTATTCTCGATGGCAAAGCGCTTGCTGAAAAAACCGAACAGGAGTTGTCTGCTCGTGTAACCAGCCTGAAAACAGGCAGCAAGGGCCAAACGCCTATTCTCGCCACGATTCTTGTGGGGGATGATCCCGCCTCTGCCACTTACGTGAAGATGAAAGGCAATGCCTGTCAGCGTATTGGCATGGAATCGCAAAAGGTTGAATTGCCCGGCACCACGACGACGGAAGAGTTGCTGGCGAAGATTGTTGAACTGAACAACAACCCGAACGTGCACGGCATTTTGTTGCAGCATCCGGTGCCAGAGCAGATTGATGAGCGCCTTTGTTTTGATGCTATTGCCGCCGAAAAAGATGTTGACGGTGTGACTTGCCTCGGCTTTGGCCGCATGAGCATGGGCGAGGAAGCCTATGGCTGCGCCACCCCGAAAGGCATTATGCGCCTGCTGGAAGCTTACAATATCGAAATCGCTGGCAAGCATGCCGTGGTTGTTGGCCGCAGCCCTATTCTTGGCAAGCCAATGGCACTGATGCTGTTGAATGCCAACGCTACCGTGACCATTTGCCACTCGCGCACCCGTAACCTGCCGGACCTGATCAAGCAGGCCGATATTATTGTCGGCGCCGTGGGCAAGCCGGAATTCATCAAAGCCGAGTGGATTAAAGACGGTGCAGTAGTTGTTGACGCCGGTTATCACCCGGGCGGTGTGGGCGATATCGAATTGAAGCCGCTGGTTGACCGTGTTGCCGCTTATACGCCGGTTCCAGGCGGTGTTGGCCCCATGACGATTAATACGCTGATTTACCAAACCGTCGATTCGGGCGAGAAAAAAATTGCCGGTTAA
- the truC gene encoding tRNA pseudouridine(65) synthase TruC: MAQQERLDILYQDDWLVAINKPSGLLVHRSMIDRSETRFAMQLLRDQLGQHVFPLHRLDKPTSGVLLFALSSDAARAASSLFADRQTSKTYLTVVRGHTPEAGLIDHPLKEELDKKTDRLADADKAAQDAVTRFQCLAKVELPIAVDRYPVARYSLVQCHPETGRKHQIRRHMKHISHPVIGDAKHGKSVHNRFFQEHFSAHRLLLAATRLGFTHPITGQPLIINAPLDDTFRRVISALSWQDAVPSCWLGDI, from the coding sequence ATGGCACAGCAGGAAAGGCTCGACATTCTTTATCAGGACGACTGGCTGGTTGCCATCAATAAACCTTCCGGCCTGCTGGTTCACCGCAGCATGATTGATCGCTCCGAAACCCGCTTTGCCATGCAATTATTGCGCGATCAATTGGGGCAGCATGTCTTCCCGCTGCACCGCCTCGACAAACCCACTTCCGGTGTACTGCTCTTTGCGCTCTCCTCCGATGCGGCACGCGCTGCCAGCAGTTTGTTTGCCGACCGTCAAACCAGCAAAACCTATCTTACGGTGGTGCGCGGCCATACGCCGGAGGCAGGCCTGATTGATCACCCACTCAAAGAAGAACTCGACAAAAAAACAGACCGGCTGGCAGACGCCGATAAAGCCGCCCAGGACGCGGTTACCCGCTTTCAGTGTTTGGCAAAGGTTGAGTTGCCGATAGCGGTGGATCGCTACCCTGTCGCGCGCTATTCACTGGTGCAATGTCACCCCGAAACCGGCAGAAAACATCAAATTCGCCGTCATATGAAGCATATTAGCCACCCGGTCATTGGTGATGCCAAACACGGTAAAAGTGTTCACAACCGCTTTTTTCAGGAACATTTTTCGGCGCATCGACTATTGCTGGCTGCAACCCGGCTTGGCTTCACACATCCGATCACCGGACAACCACTCATCATTAACGCACCACTGGATGATACATTCAGACGGGTCATCAGCGCGCTGTCATGGCAAGATGCCGTTCCATCGTGCTGGCTGGGAGATATTTGA
- the rsuA gene encoding 16S rRNA pseudouridine(516) synthase RsuA, which translates to MRLDKFIGNNSDYSRKQIQYMARQSRIRVNGVVEKNTAYQIAATDQISVDDTPVQAAGLRYFMLHKPAGVICANTDPAHPTVIDLLDMPRKSELQIAGRLDGDTTGLVLITDDGQWNHRVTAPTRACKKRYRVTTTEAIDEALIDLFKQGVQLHNEKDLTLPAELTILNSHEALLEIQEGRYHQVKRMFAAAGNHVVALHRESVGAILLDPQLAPGQYRPLTAEEIASI; encoded by the coding sequence ATGCGTTTGGACAAATTTATAGGCAATAACAGCGATTACTCCCGCAAGCAAATTCAGTACATGGCCAGACAATCACGCATTCGGGTTAACGGCGTTGTTGAAAAAAATACCGCTTATCAAATTGCGGCCACAGACCAGATAAGTGTTGACGATACGCCTGTTCAAGCGGCGGGGCTTCGCTATTTTATGTTGCATAAACCCGCTGGTGTAATTTGTGCAAATACAGACCCGGCGCACCCTACCGTTATTGATTTACTCGACATGCCGCGCAAAAGTGAATTGCAAATTGCCGGTCGCCTCGATGGCGACACCACCGGGCTGGTGCTGATAACCGATGATGGCCAATGGAATCACCGTGTGACAGCCCCCACACGCGCCTGTAAAAAACGCTACCGGGTAACCACCACCGAGGCGATTGACGAAGCGCTTATTGATTTATTCAAACAAGGCGTGCAGCTGCACAATGAAAAAGACCTTACGCTGCCCGCCGAACTGACCATTCTGAACAGCCATGAAGCTTTACTGGAAATTCAGGAGGGACGTTATCATCAGGTAAAACGTATGTTCGCTGCCGCCGGCAACCATGTTGTGGCGCTGCACAGAGAATCCGTTGGCGCTATCCTTCTCGACCCACAATTGGCGCCCGGTCAGTATCGCCCGCTCACCGCTGAAGAAATCGCGAGTATTTAA